In Paenibacillus stellifer, the DNA window CATCGTCTTGTACCCGAATTTCGAGGCCTTCCCCTCTATTCCGGATCGTGATGGTGATCCTGCCATCTGTATTTTTCGGTACAATTCCATGGAATATGGCGTTCTCCACCAGCGGCTGCAGCAGCATCCGGGGAATGATGATTTCCCCTGTTCCTGGCTGGACGTCCAGCTCCAGATGAAAGTGCTTCTCGTAGCGCAGTTCCAGAAGGATCAGGTACTTCCGAATAATATTGAGCTCCTGATCCACTGTAATCATGACGCCGTTCTTGCCCATGTTGGCTTCAAGCAGATGGTTAAGCGCCGATAATACCTCGGATGCGCGGTCTTTCTGGCCGGAATCGATAAGCCAACGCAGCGTGCTCAATGTGTTAAACAGGAAATGCGGCTGAATCCGGTGCATAACCGCCCGAAGTTCCGCATAATGCTTCTCGTTCTGTTCATTCTCCACCTGCTGCATCAACTTCCCGATTTCATGAACCATTTTGTTAAACTGCTTGCTTAAAAATCCGATTTCATCGCTCGTTCGAATATCCGTCCGTGTTTCCAGATTTCCTTGCTGAACGCGAAGCATGCTTTGGGTAAGCTGCTTTACGGGTTTGGTCACTGTCCTGGCTACAAAAAGCCCGATACCTACTGCCAGGATGGAGAATATGGCGGAAGTCAGCAATATCTGGGTCTGAAGCCGTTCCAGCTGTCCGCTGATTTCATTTACGGGAACGGTTCCCACAACCATCCAACCATTGCTCAACGGCTGCTTAACCCCGTAATATGGGATGCCTTCCATTTCAAATTCGAACTCCACTCTGTCATTGTCGACAATGCTTCTATACAAATCGGGATTCCGCACTCTCTTATTGATCATTTCGATGTTGGAATCGATCATGATCCGCCCTTCGGAATCGGCGACGAAGAACTTCCCCGTATTTCCGAGCTTCAGCTTCCGGATTGTATCCAGAATCGATTGACCGTCCAAATTAACCTGTACCAGTCCGATATTGTTCAGCGTGTCAAAGTCCTTCAGCAGTCTTCCAACCGGTAGCACCAGGTCCGTATTCTCCCCCCCGCCGCTGAAATGGTCATACTGGAGGCCCTGCCACACCAGCTCTCCGTCCTTCCGCTTCACTTCTTTCACCCACTCCTCGTCGGAAAGCCGTATCTGCATAAGCTCAGAGTCGGAAAAGGTTCCACTGCCCCATCCTTTGCCCTCCTCCTTCAATAGATACACAATTTTGACGAAGGAGTTGGAGTAGACATAATTATTCAACAGTAAATTGATATATTGAAAATTCCAGTTGTCTTCATAGGACGGATCGGCGTTAACCTGCATTGCGGCACGCTGGATATTCGGATCGCTGGAAATGAAATCGGAGGTGTCAATCCCCACGTTAAGGATAAAAGAGAGCGAATCCGCCGTCTGCTCGGCGATTTGGAGAGTGGACTCCCTCACGTTCTTTTTGAGGATAGCGTCCGATACCCAATAAAAGGACAAGCTCGTAAAGATGGTCGGGATCAAAATAACGAGCAGGAGGACCACGATGATTTTGGCGGTGAAGCTTTTGGATATGGTCATGTTTCGCAGCATACAGTCTCTCCTATTTCGTTTCTCCCCTAAAAGGATACTCGATGTCAGACTCAATACCAATGTATAAAACAGGAAAGACCTCTACTCCCAATATTCAATAACGGCCATGTCCCAGTATTTCAGCACGGGCAGCTCCCATTCGACAACCCCATCCTGCTGCGAGAACGGCAACGCTTGGGGTGATCCTCCATTTTGATCCGGGGAGGCGAACCATATATTAGAAATCGGGCGATCCGTTTTTACAGAGACGGAAACATTCCGCCTTTCCTCCGGTTCCGATTGCGTTCCGTGAGCATCATTCCAATCCATGGTGGAAGCATCCGTGAAATTGATAAAGTGCATGATTTCTTTTCCATCCTTGTATTTGGAGAAGGACCATACTTTGCCTTGTTCCGCTTGATCGGATACAGCGATTTCTTCCGTCCCTTCAGCTTTAAGGCTTGACTCTTTCGGGTGATCCCGTAGAAGATTCTGATAGGCAACCAGAAAATCGTAGTACTTGATCAACTGTTCTTCCAATTCGGGAGATACGCTTAGATTTTTATGAGGAAAATATTCTTTGGACAGCATATTCTCCCCAAGCTCCAGATGGGACCCCCCGGAGGCAAATATCACCGCATCCGTCAGCAGAATTCCGGGTGTGTTGAACATTCCCGGCGAATCGGATAAATGATAATTCATGTATGCGGCCAATACCGTGTTCAGCCGGTTTCCGCTGTACCTCGAATTCTCATCAATCACTTCCTTCAAATTCCGATAATGCGGATGATTGCCCCAAACCTCGGTGTACAGAAACTTGACCGGTGCTTCCCGGGCAATCAATTCCTGGCCGAACTGGCCGACTGCGTTCATGACATAATCGACATCAAGCCTTTCCTTGGCCGCATTCAAGAATAATGGATAAGTGGCGGCAAGGTTGACGCTTTTGCCGTCATGGGTCCATAATTCTCCCCTGTCTCCGAGCTGATCCACATGCCATCCGTCAAAAGGAAGCCATTCGAAAGTCCGGCTTTCCTTCCCGATCAAGTAGTTCTGCCAATCGGGGTTAGAGGGATCATACAGATCAATATCGCTTGCCCAATCGTCCGGAAGCGGGTGTTTATCCTGATCGGCACCGCCCGGGGACTTGAACAAGCCCCACTCTCTGCTCACTCCGTCCTGTTCCGCATCCGTATAGGCGCCATACAGCAGGTTGTAATTCATAGCCTTCATGCCGTGATTGTGGGCCAAGCCGATATAGTCTCTCACCGTATCAAACGATACGGATCGGTTGGCAATATCCTTCCACTCCGCAGCCGGCCTGCCTTCTTCCAGACGAATAGGCTCCTGGTGCTTGTACTGCCAATCGTAGAATTGGATGCCGTTGATATGGAAACGGTTCAAGCGTTCGATGACCCGGGACATCTCGCCCGTGCTCATAGACTGGAAATCAGCTACATAACCGTAACGGGGAAATTTCCCCCAATCGGAGGATACGTCCACAGCGATGTTGATCTGATCCCCCTTGCCGTCACGCTCATACACTACTTCGGCCAAATAACCTTGCCCTTCTTCCATGGGCGGCTCCCAGCTCCAGACCAGCTTGTCCCCTTCGGCCTGCAGCCTCTCTTCCTTTATGATCCGGTTCAAATGCAAATACCGGATATTGACGGTTCCGCCCGGTGAAGCCTGCTTGAACTTCAATTGAAAGCGAACGGCCTCCCCGGGCCAATAAGCCGCTTTATCTGTGGACAGCTCCTTCAGCAGGGAAACTTTTTGAATTTCTTCATTTTCAGGAGGGCTCTCGACTGGATCCGGCGCTTTCCCGCAAGCCGAAGCCACCATTACAGCAGCGCCGATCGCTATAGTGCCGGCCATCCGAATAAACCTCGTGTATCTCATACTCCCACCCCGGTTCTTAACTTTTTGTTCATTATCCGGGAAAATCTTGTGTGGAGCAAATCGTCATTTTTTAGCACTCCGTCCGAGTTTTTGTTGTCATATCAAGTATGTATACGCTGACAATTTGATACAGTGTCTTATTTTTATGAAATTACAAAAGAATTTTCCCCCTCCTCTTTTTTACCTGAGCATTTTGCATAATTCATATTTTGATTTAAAGTCAAAGTTAGGTTACAACGAAATCTCAGTGTTGTGAGAGTGGAGTGAAAAATAGACAGACGGACAGAATTTCAATGAATCGGAAGTTTTTAAGCGGCGTTCTGTACTCGTTGCTTCGCAATGGCAAGCGCAGAGGCAAGTAACACAATCGCATTTAAATATTGGTGAGTTGTCACTTTTTGAATCCCCCAGACGTGAAGCTGGTCTGCAGTTAAATAGGTCTTCATTCGAGAATTGCAGCGTTCTACACTGGTTCGTTTATTGTAAAGTTCCTTCCAGCCTCGGCTTTCCCGATGCGGTAGCGCATAACGCCGGAGATCCGTTTGACTGTTGATTTTAACCACCATTCCATAATTGGAGGACGAACAAGCGGCCATGCCCAAAGGACAATCCACTTGACCTGTCGCATGTGGACAACGGAATTTTAAATGCACCTTTTCCTGTCCCCAATACGTCATGGGAAATCCCATCGAACAACAGGGCGTGCCTTTGCGGGTAATCCCCGCTGGCGGTTCCTTTTCATTCCGTGGATTCAGCGGAATAATGGCTTGCGCCTTGACGTTCCGGGCGGCCTCGTAGTTTTTTATTTGGTCGTAGCCCGCATCCAGCATGAAGAATTTCACTTTAGATTTCGCAGCGACAGTCGTCATGAGTGCAGGCCCTTCGTCTCCGTCGTTCACATGGGCAGAGGTCACCTTGAGCGCCATGGGAAGTTCACTTTTGGCATCGACGGCCAGATGCAACTTATAGCCAAACCACTTGACTTTGTTGCCAAAGGTGTCAAACTTGGCACCCCAGTTGGCATTGCCGGTGAGTTCACTTTTTCGCTTGGGTTCCTTTTTCTCGTAAGCGTGAATAGCGGCGCTGTCGATAGCGACATGAGTTCCGTCGATGATTCCAGCTTCTTGGCACTGAGTCACAAGATCCTCAAACAACTGCTTGGCAAGGCCTTTGCCAGTCAACTCGGCAAAGACTCGACTTAATGTAGAAATCGAAGGAGCGGGGATATCCAGTCGAAGCCCACATTGGTAACGGAAACGGAGGTCAAACTTTAGTCTGCGCGCTAGGCCGGTGAACGTATCGATATTCTCTAAAGGAGCTGCGAGTAGCGCGCGAAGAATGCCTTGACGACAGTGTCCGTCTGCTCCTCGGGGTGAGGGATTTCTCAATTCTCTTGCGTAAGGTCGCAGGTCCAAAGCGCTGAAAAAGATGGGCAATCGCTCTTTCGATTCGATTTTTTGAAGCTCTTCAAAGGAAAATAGACTTTCTTGGAGAATATACATAGTGACTTCACTCCCTTGGGTTTTCTCGTTTGGTCACTTGAAAACTTCTCCAAGTTGGGGTGAAGTCCTTTTTTATGCTCAAAATTGCTTTGTGTAACAAGGGCTTAGATTAATGCAAAATGCTCACCTAAAAACCGGGTTATTTTATTAAAAATCGTGTATTCGCTGAAGGATTTTCCGGTTTCAGTGTCCTATTTTATTAAATCCAATAAATGAAGAGGTTGACTCTCGCCTGATGAAAGCTTCAGAGCAGCAGTCCCTTAGACTTGCAGAACTATAAATTTACATATACTCCCATATTAGTGTTAATAAATTCAATTCCTTCACGAAAGGAAAATAAAAAGCGAAAAAGCTCGAACTCCTTGTCAGACCTGGTTTTATCCGGAACGGACGTTATGTTTGGGATCGTTTTCATTTAGCTCTTATCTGTTTTTCCGACAATCTCATAGGAGGTTCTCCCCATTGTTCAAGCGTTTTATCCTTGCTAACTTGATATAGGCGGCCGGAAGCGGGAGCTTGCGCTCCACGGAATGGATACCTGCTGCACAATACAATTACAGAGTGGGAGAGAAACGAATGCGTAAAAGGTTAAAGCCTACAATCATGTCAAAAAAACTGGCGAAGGCAGCCGTGTGCCTGAGTCTGCTGACCGGGACATTTGCTGCAGTCCTGCCGGCAAACGTAGCTTTTGCGGAAACGCAGCCGGAAGCGGATACTCCGCTGGACAAGCAGAATCTTAAGCCATTATCTGTACAATCGTTGGAAACTCTTGAAAACGGAGTAAAGTTGAACCTGGGGGATTATCAAGGATTTATTCGGCTCTTTTCAGAGGACATGGCCAAAATCTCGGTCGTTAAAAACGGCGAAGACGAGTTCATCTCCCCTGGAATTGCCAAGAAGGACTGGAAGACACCGGACTTTGAAACAAAAGAAACGGATCAGGAGTATATTCTGTCCACTAAGGAAATCACGGTGAAAATTAACAAAAGTCCGTTCGGCGTCAAATTTTTGGACAAGCAGGGAAATGTCATTAATGAAGATGCCGCGCAGGGTGTCGGCTATGAAAACGGCAAGCCGTATGTATTTAAAAAAACAGACAGCACGGAGAACTTCTACGGTTTCGGCGAACAATCCGGCGGGCTGAACAAACGCGGCAAAAGCCTCGGCATGTGGAATACGGACGCTTATTCCTATAACAAAAATACGAAGTATCTGTATACGTCCATTCCCTTCTTCATCGGGCTGAAAGATAAAAAGGCTTACGGTATTTTCTTCGACAATACGTATCGCTCCTATTATGAAATGGCCAGCGAAAAAGACGACTATTACTATTTCTACGCCAATGGCGGCACGCTTACTTACTACTTCATCAACGGTCCGGAAATCGGCGACGTTATCGATCGGTATACCGAGCTGACGGGGAAAACGGAGACGCCTCCGATGTGGTCGCTGGGCTTCCATCAAAGTAAATGGGGATACACACCGGAAGAACTCGTGAAGGTAGCCCAAACCTACCGCGAGAAGAAAATTCCGTTGGATACGATGCATTTTGATATCGACTACATGGATGGATACCGCGTGTTCACCTGGAACGACGAGTATAAACAAGCGCTGAAGACGCTGAAGGACGAAGGCTTCCACGCCATTACGATCAATGATCCGGCCGTCAAGCAGGACGAGAACTACAGCGTTTATCAAGAAGGAACCGCAAAGAATTTTTGGGCGAAAAATCCGGACGGCTCCACTTTCATAGGTGAGGTATGGCCGGGCAAATCCGCTTTCCCGAACTTCCTGAAGTCGGATGTCCGGAACTGGTGGGGCAACAATCTGGGCACTCTCTTAAACGAGGGAGTTGACGGCATTTGGAATGATATGAACGAGCCTGCCGTATTTGACGGCCCTTTCCATACGATGCCGCTGGATGTCGTGTTTGAAGACGACAATGGAGAGAAGGTAACCCATTCGGAATATCACAATCTTTATGGACATCATGAAGCTGAAGCGACCTATGACGGCTACCTCAAAAACAAACCGAACACCCGCCCATTTGTGCTGACTCGCGACATGTACGCAGGAACGCAGCGCTACGCGGCGCTCTGGACCGGCGACAACGTAAGCAACTGGGAACATTTGCAAATGTCGATCCCGATGAATGCAAACGTCGGTTTGTCCGGTGTTCCGTTTGTCGGCAATGATATCGGTGGCTTTGCGAAATCGCCAGGCAACGTTCCGACGCCTGAACTGTTCGCAAGATGGATCGAGGTCGGCGCCTTCCTGCCGTTTGCCCGCGATCACTATGACAATAGTGCCAAATCAGGACTCGGAACCGGACAGGAGCCTTGGGAATTTGGCAAAGAGGTTGAGGATATCAGCCGCAAATACATCTCGATGCGCTACGAGCTGATGCCTTACTTGTACAACCAGTTTAAGGAGTCGTCCGAGAACGGCCAGCCGGTTCAACAACCGCTCGTATACCAGTTCCAGGACGATCCAAAAACGTATAACATCGAAGATCAGTTTATGTTCGGCGATTCGATGATGCTTGCACCTGTTGTTAAAGAAGGCCAAACGAGCCGTGAAGTGTATCTGCCTGCAGGCGAGACATGGGTAGATTATTGGACAGGCAAGAAGTATGAAGGCAACCAGTCGATCACGGTAAACGCCGACCTTGGAACACTGCCGATGTTCGTGAAGAACAATTCGATCATTCCTCGTCAGGAAGTGGAGCAATCTACTGATGAGAAGAAGCTGGAAAATCTAATTCTCGACACGTACCTGAACGATAAAGCCACCTACAGCTTCTATGAGGACGATGCCGAGACTCTGGACTACAAGCAAGGCGAATTCAACATCACTGAATTCCAAGTGGACAAGAAAGGCAACCACATCGAGTTCAAGCAGGATAAAAAGGCTCAAAACTACGCTTCCGCCATTACGTCCTACACGCTTAAGCTGCATGATGCGGAGCAGCCGAACAAAGTTCAGGCAGCCGATCACAAATATGACCAAGCGGGCAGCTTAGAGCAACTAAACGGACAGGAAAACGGCTACTATTTCGATTCAGCCGAAAAAGTTCTGTATGTCAAGATACCGGCCGGTGAAAACCACAGCGTAAAAATTCAGTAATACCACTCAAGGTTGTTACTGAAAAAAAAGGAAAACGGGTAAGCCATTTCGGCTTCACCCGTTTTCTTTTCTGTCAAAATTATGCGGTAATAACCAGAACAACCTAGGTAAAGGTGTGCTCTTCAATCAGGCTCCGGCTGCTTCTTTGGCTTCCAGTTTCTTAATGGCTGTTTCTTCGTCTTCTACCACACCGAATTCGATCAGCAGCTGTTCGAGTTCGTCCATTTCGATTGGAGTCGGGATGGTCAGCATTTCGTTGTGCAGAATCTTGTCAGCCAATTGCTTGTACTCGTTGGCTTGATTGTGTTCCGGGTTGTACTGGGTAACCGTCATTCTTCTCAGCTCGGCATGCTGTACGACGTTGTCGCGAGGCACGAAGTGAATCATCTGCGTGTTCAGACGGCGAGCCAGTTCCATGATCAGCTCATCTTCACGGTCAGTGTTACGGGAGTTACAGATCAGACCACCCAGACGAACGCCGCCGCTGTGCGCGTATTTCAGAATACCGCGAGCGATGTTGTTGGCTGCGTACATAGCCATCATTTCACCGGAGCATACAATGTAGATTTCTTGCGCTTTGTTCTCGCGGATCGGCATTGCGAAACCGCCGCACACAACGTCACCCAGTACGTCGTAGGAGATGAAGTCCATGCCGTCGTAAGCGCCCTGCTCTTCCAGGAAGTTGATCGAAGTGATGATACCGCGTCCTGCGCAGCCTACGCCTGGTTCCGGACCGCCGGATTCAACGCAGAGGATGCCGCCGAAGCCGGTAGCTACTACGTCTTCGAGCTCGAGATCTTCAACCGAACCCATTTCAGCAGCCAGGTGAAGCACGGTTTGCTGAGCTTTCGTATTCAGAATCAGACGAGTGGAGTCAGCTTTCGGGTCACAGCCAACGATCATGATCTTCTGACCGAAAGTAGTGGCCAGCTGAGCCAGTGTATTTTGCGAAGTAGTGGATTTACCGATACCGCCTTTACCGTAGAATGCGATTTGTCTCAGTTTCTTTGCCATGTGTATCACTCTCCATAATTTTTTTCTATTTAAAATCCTAGGTCGCGATAAAATTCCAGGCTTTCAAGCAGCAGTTCCTCGATGCCGCCTCTGCCGGCCAAGCTTATAATTCCTCTCTTTAGCAGCTTGCTTCTTGGCGAGTCTCCGATCCCCGCACACAGGATAATCCGGCAGTCGCCCAGCATCTCCGCCGTATCGTCAAAAATCTTCTTCTTGTCATCGGGACTCACACAATCGGTTCGTCCGCTGCAGTATGCTTCCACGCTGCGTTTCTCCAGAAACTCCGTCTCCTGCCCGGAAACGTTATAGATCCAGAACTCGGTGGCATGACCGAAATGGACATTGACCTTGCCGTCCCCCCGGGTTGCTACCGCAATTCGGACACTATTGGACGCGGATGACGATGAGTCGGCTTCGGCGCCGCCTTCATTATTCGGCTTCGTCTCCGTGACCCGTACAGTTGATTCGTCTACGGCTTCTCTCTCTTCCACCGCAGCACCTCCCTGCCAAAAAGGATTGTGCAAAGAACGTCAGCAGCAACTCAATGTCAGATTATATAACCCAAAAGGGCATAGGGTTTTACTTATTAGAGCCATCTTAGTCTTCCGCTTCCAAGCCTGTCAATGACACTAAAGCGCATACAGGGCGTATTGACAAATCGTTCAAATTTCGCGTCATATTAACTGACATAAACCTCCTATTATACGCTTTCATATCTCAAGTATAGCGTTTACATATTTCAACTATTTGCCTTCCATGATTTCTTTATTGGAGAGATCGCAGACAGGTTGAAGAGAAGTTTCACCTTTTGTTAACAGTTTCAACAGATGTGTCTCCAACAAATACAAAAAAACCGGCTCCCTTTGATTTGGAGAACCGGTCTAGCGGTAATTCTAGAAGCCAACAAGCATTTCATGCCATTGGAGTAGCGATCCTGATGTTTAAGTGATGCTAATCTATTGACCCGGCAGATCCAGCGCTTGAATGAGGACCGTGCGGTTTCTTCCTTCAGCCTTAGCCTGATACAAGGCATTGTCCGCCAGATGAAACAGCTCCGTGGGTACCGAAGCGTGCAGCGGATATATGGCTATGCCAATCGAGACGGTTACCGTATGATCGACCGGCATGGATGCCCGTTCCACCGCCAGCCGGATTTGCTCTGCTTTCAGATAGGCCTCATCACCATGCGCCCCCTGCAGCAGCACGACAAATTCCTCACCGCCGAATCGGGAGCTTAGATCCTGCGGAGCCACTTCCTCCCGAATGATCGCAGCCACCTGCCTCAGCACCAAATCTCCCGCCTGATGTCCATAGGTGTCGTTAATGAATTTGAACCGGTCAATATCCAGAACAAGTATGGCAAAAGCGATGTGCTGATCGGCCCAGCTCTGGATGGTATCCTCGAATGTTCTGCGGTTCGATAGCCCGGTCAGCATGTCCGTGTTCGCCTCCTGGCTTAACTGATCGTTCTGCCGCTGGAAATTCCGCAGAGCCCCCACTACCGTTCGAGTCAGAAGATCCGCCTCCCGGTTCCAATGCTCTCTCCTTTCGGGCAGCTCCACGCCGCCCTCTTCAAACTGCTGGACCAGATTAGCCAGGACCACGAACGGTTTGGCCAGCTGATGGGCCGCCCAGACCACAATTAGGATCAGCACCAGCAAGGGAAGCGACGTGTAGAGAAGCAATAGCTTGACATGCCGATATAACTGGTCGTAGATGATCTGAGTAGGCGAAACTACGACAAGCCCCCAGTGCGTGGAGGGAATCTTGGCATACCCCGCCAGCAGATCCACTCCGCTCAAATTGATGTACTGTCCCTTTCCCTCATGATCCTTCATCAATTGCTGGACGACGGAAACCGCACTGATATCCATTCCGATTCTTGCCTTGTCGGGATGATACAGCAAGCGCCCTTTGAGTCAGCAGCAGCGAAAGACCGACAAATCCGATTAATACAGCGGACAAGCTTACCCTTTTTCTCGTCTGAAGTGAATGATTATGCGTAATCATGTCTGTGTCTCCCCTGAATCTGGATACCTGTATACCTATATTAATCGACCACATTGTGATGTTTTTTGAGATTCAGCCAATTTCGCACGATCAGAAGATCGGCTGTGTTCTGTTACAAGCAAGAAAGTCCTGTACCCTCCCTTCGGAATGTACAGGACGTGTTACCAGTTATCAGCTTATTGATCCCGCTCTTCTTCTGACTGCGCTCCGCTATATGCGATATCCCGGGTGACATCTGCGCTTCGGTCATCCGCCCACCCCTTGGCATGGCGGGATTGAACGATCTCCGTAAGCATCTCAATCCGCTTGTTCAAAGCCTGACAGATCGCCTCGCACCGGGCCTCATCCACAAATACCGAATCACGAAACACCGCTCTGACCTCTTCCTCTATGCCATGCAATGCCGACAAGTCGAGCCAGTCAAACGACGTGACCAGTTTGATTTGTTCGCCATGCGTCTGCTTGAACGGCTTACAGGTCAGCTTGGCGGTGGGCGAAATCAAGGAAAGCGGCTTGGAGAACCAAAGAGATGTGCCGCTATCGTAGATCGGCGACGGTCCGACCCATTCCAACGTCTCAGCATTACGAATGACGCCGAAGTTGTTCTGATGCCGATCCTCATTGGCGATCAGATAATCCACGACGATCATCCGGTCCAGGGACTTTACAACACCGGGAATGCCCAGTGCCTCGCAACAATTCAAGTAATGCTGATACACCGAAATATGATTGGCCTTCGGCCGGGTCTGCATCACATACCAGGCCGTAACCAATTCTGTCTGCGGTGTGATAAAATCTTCACAGACGCTATAGGGGTACTCCTCCTGCATTATCAATTGGTAGGGAACATGCTCGATTCCCAGCCGGTCCATGATGCGAGTCGCCACTACTTCATTATAGGGTTCCTGCTGGAGCGCGCCGCTCCCGCCCTTCACCAGACAACGCTTGCCCTCAATGATGGTCCATTTTTTCCGCAGCCAGCCATCCGACGTATTGTCCGGAGACATCAGACTGATTGGCTCACCGGATGAGCCTTTGCCAAACAAGACATTCCCGACATCTTCGGAGAACGGGTGGTCAAAGAAATTGATCGAGGACCACTCCATTACCGAGCCCGTTGGGCGAATCCAGTATTTATCGGACAAGCTGAGTCCCAAGCTTTTATCCAGAAGCTTTTGTGTGGTGGACAAATTAAACTCAAGCAACGCCTCTTTGATTCCGTCTCGGCTGGCCGGAATCGCTCGACCTCTCCACCATTCATTGAGTGCAGCCCGGTCAATTCTCCCCTTTTTTACGGGTATGCCTACAGGCACATGCTGCTCAGCATGAACATGGCCGATCGCAGAGATCGAGCCGGACGCCTCATCCAGCTCCATATCGACTACGGGTATGTGTTTGTGCATAAGTGTATAGGTTTTGTTCCAGACGTCCGACATATGATTCCCCCGTTCGAGATTCCCACCTTATTTCTATTATAGCAATCCCTTCAAGGCTTCATAGGAACAATTCAAAAGTTTATTTATTTTTGAACCGGAATCATGATCTCTACATTACAGACATCTGAGGTTTCATTCCATTTAATATACTTTTCAATGGTCGGCAGGTCTAGCTGGCGGTATTCGCTTTGCGGCATAAATTCTCCATAAATACGCTTCCATGTTTGGCCTAGAACACCACTGGAAATTGTGCCTTTTGCAGCGAAGACCAACCAGGCGGTGTTGGGGTATTGATAGTAATCATAGCCGGGAATATCTTCGCCGTCATAC includes these proteins:
- a CDS encoding GyrI-like domain-containing protein, translated to MDYRVVERNAFRVLGIRRTTSNGGTWGIVKFDGTREKMEELTGQKCDLGLCFGFDSEDNNDYMCGVEYDGEDIPGYDYYQYPNTAWLVFAAKGTISSGVLGQTWKRIYGEFMPQSEYRQLDLPTIEKYIKWNETSDVCNVEIMIPVQK
- a CDS encoding sensor domain-containing diguanylate cyclase, giving the protein MDISAVSVVQQLMKDHEGKGQYINLSGVDLLAGYAKIPSTHWGLVVVSPTQIIYDQLYRHVKLLLLYTSLPLLVLILIVVWAAHQLAKPFVVLANLVQQFEEGGVELPERREHWNREADLLTRTVVGALRNFQRQNDQLSQEANTDMLTGLSNRRTFEDTIQSWADQHIAFAILVLDIDRFKFINDTYGHQAGDLVLRQVAAIIREEVAPQDLSSRFGGEEFVVLLQGAHGDEAYLKAEQIRLAVERASMPVDHTVTVSIGIAIYPLHASVPTELFHLADNALYQAKAEGRNRTVLIQALDLPGQ
- a CDS encoding HipA domain-containing protein, with translation MHKHIPVVDMELDEASGSISAIGHVHAEQHVPVGIPVKKGRIDRAALNEWWRGRAIPASRDGIKEALLEFNLSTTQKLLDKSLGLSLSDKYWIRPTGSVMEWSSINFFDHPFSEDVGNVLFGKGSSGEPISLMSPDNTSDGWLRKKWTIIEGKRCLVKGGSGALQQEPYNEVVATRIMDRLGIEHVPYQLIMQEEYPYSVCEDFITPQTELVTAWYVMQTRPKANHISVYQHYLNCCEALGIPGVVKSLDRMIVVDYLIANEDRHQNNFGVIRNAETLEWVGPSPIYDSGTSLWFSKPLSLISPTAKLTCKPFKQTHGEQIKLVTSFDWLDLSALHGIEEEVRAVFRDSVFVDEARCEAICQALNKRIEMLTEIVQSRHAKGWADDRSADVTRDIAYSGAQSEEERDQ